One genomic region from Spirulina subsalsa PCC 9445 encodes:
- a CDS encoding Mov34/MPN/PAD-1 family protein, translating into MAIALSPEHQQILYQHAEETYPQECCGVLVGRFLPTPQGEDRGDALGLKQVITVFPTENQWNREIAQALGDVAGMPERDATPEHNFSIAPEDLLRIQKRARDRHLIIVGFYHSHPNAPARPSAFDQAIAWSDYSYLILSVQQGKTTELTSWVLDERGEFRPEVIDQQL; encoded by the coding sequence ATGGCGATCGCACTTTCTCCTGAACATCAGCAAATCCTCTACCAGCACGCCGAAGAAACCTATCCTCAAGAGTGTTGTGGGGTGTTGGTGGGTCGGTTTCTCCCGACACCTCAAGGGGAAGATAGGGGGGATGCCCTCGGACTTAAACAGGTGATTACCGTGTTTCCCACGGAGAATCAGTGGAATAGGGAAATTGCCCAAGCCTTGGGAGATGTGGCGGGAATGCCGGAACGAGATGCCACCCCAGAACATAATTTCAGCATTGCCCCAGAGGATTTATTGCGCATTCAAAAAAGGGCGCGCGATCGCCATTTAATCATTGTCGGCTTCTATCATTCCCACCCCAACGCCCCCGCCCGCCCTTCTGCCTTTGATCAGGCGATCGCTTGGAGTGACTATTCCTATCTCATCCTCTCAGTACAACAGGGCAAGACCACAGAACTCACCAGTTGGGTTTTAGATGAAAGGGGGGAGTTTAGGCCCGAAGTGATAGATCAGCAACTGTGA